A DNA window from Bacteroides cellulosilyticus contains the following coding sequences:
- a CDS encoding DNA-binding protein, which produces MAKKETSTKSFVLRVDAATMDALEKWAADEFRSTNGQLQWIIAEALRKSGRMKKTKNPPSSQETES; this is translated from the coding sequence GTGGCTAAAAAAGAAACTTCAACCAAAAGCTTTGTCCTTCGTGTAGATGCTGCAACTATGGATGCCCTTGAGAAGTGGGCAGCCGATGAGTTCCGCAGCACTAACGGGCAGCTTCAGTGGATTATCGCTGAAGCGTTGAGGAAAAGTGGGAGGATGAAGAAAACTAAAAATCCTCCTTCGTCTCAGGAAACTGAATCGTAA